In a single window of the Gemmatimonadaceae bacterium genome:
- the rpsT gene encoding 30S ribosomal protein S20, whose product MPNIASAKKNLRKSRAAEVRNRAQRSTLRTALKKAKSTEGSAADRAAAVQLVDRAARKGLIHKNAAARHKSRLAKKK is encoded by the coding sequence GCCAAAAAGAACCTGCGAAAGTCGAGAGCCGCCGAGGTGCGCAACCGCGCGCAGCGCTCGACGCTTCGCACTGCACTCAAGAAGGCCAAGTCCACCGAAGGATCCGCCGCGGACCGCGCAGCCGCGGTTCAGCTGGTCGATCGCGCCGCGCGCAAAGGTCTCATCCACAAGAACGCGGCCGCGCGCCACAAGAGCCGGCTCGCCAAGAAAAAGTGA